In the genome of Leptolyngbya sp. CCY15150, one region contains:
- a CDS encoding ABC transporter permease subunit, producing the protein MVGITSKLSRQHLVQWSRWPTWARAYLLLLPAVGMIGLLFGGGLILASLQSVGIIGILGDTQPSLAAYGAAFSHPELGRSLWLSFYLAAVATGLSTLISIGLALLLRSAGRWATIACQITLPIPHLVGVAGILLLLSPSGFLARLLMALGWIQSDQDVPLLVNDPNNWGVLLHFLWKEIPFITLILLAVLRGMNPYYEHQARALGANPWQCFWNVTLPMMKPGILSASLIVFGYIFASFEVPFLLGSTRPRTLPVLVYRAFTDTDLGKRPEAVALGLILSGISMAILALYLVLTAKNRQPYAERGHS; encoded by the coding sequence ATGGTTGGTATTACATCTAAGTTATCTCGTCAACATCTAGTTCAGTGGAGTCGCTGGCCCACGTGGGCACGCGCCTACCTGCTCTTGCTGCCCGCCGTCGGCATGATTGGCCTGTTGTTTGGCGGCGGGCTGATCCTAGCCAGCTTGCAAAGTGTCGGCATCATCGGCATTTTGGGAGACACCCAACCCTCCCTAGCTGCCTACGGTGCCGCCTTCTCCCATCCAGAATTGGGGCGATCGCTCTGGCTGAGTTTCTATCTGGCCGCGGTAGCCACCGGGCTGTCTACGTTGATTAGCATTGGTTTAGCGCTGTTGCTGCGGTCGGCAGGACGCTGGGCCACGATCGCCTGTCAAATTACCTTACCCATTCCCCATCTCGTGGGCGTAGCGGGTATTCTGTTACTGCTGTCGCCCAGTGGTTTTTTGGCACGACTCCTGATGGCACTTGGCTGGATTCAGTCGGATCAGGATGTGCCGTTGTTGGTGAATGATCCGAACAACTGGGGCGTCCTCCTTCACTTTCTATGGAAAGAAATTCCCTTTATCACCCTGATTTTGCTAGCGGTTCTCCGGGGCATGAATCCCTACTACGAACATCAGGCGCGGGCTCTGGGTGCTAACCCCTGGCAGTGTTTCTGGAACGTGACGCTACCGATGATGAAGCCAGGCATTCTATCCGCTAGCCTGATCGTCTTCGGCTATATTTTTGCGTCCTTCGAGGTGCCCTTTCTTTTAGGATCAACCCGCCCGCGCACCCTGCCCGTATTGGTCTACCGCGCCTTCACCGACACAGACCTAGGCAAACGTCCAGAAGCCGTAGCCCTAGGTTTAATCTTGTCCGGGATATCCATGGCCATCCTCGCCCTCTACCTGGTTCTGACGGCCAAAAATCGGCAACCCTATGCAGAGCGAGGTCATTCATGA
- a CDS encoding phosphotransferase produces MPTSTLDLKQLQTSLQSHLERQDAYHQDCHLRLLAHGEANVTFRLNAAQLVRVAVNTPNQRFGGVFSRVTQFEQTILTYLSGSGISHELYQAQLTPSDDFPWTYLITNYLEGRSLNYSPDDLQKAAQTLAQLHRLPLSPDHDLSTLMPRVPLVEQPLSLFYQESQAYAQPYIESPQADPQIVDVLNQVLDLAQQRLWTEQWLTDWPHRCLVHSDHTYENWVVGGDRAYLIDWEWAEIGSPAGDLGHFLSPVTVQRRPGYHMPESDRALFLREYYAALDDDRLAETIQRHFTAFGPFPAVRSLCWTAGYWITANRWYADAGSASSTERLERLEQSRLHFPSLCAAVIAWLEDQPVKPG; encoded by the coding sequence TTGCCCACCTCCACTCTCGATCTCAAACAGCTACAAACATCGCTCCAATCCCATCTTGAGCGCCAAGATGCCTATCACCAAGACTGCCACCTGCGCCTGCTGGCCCATGGGGAAGCCAATGTCACCTTTCGGCTGAATGCTGCCCAACTGGTACGGGTGGCGGTGAATACCCCCAACCAACGATTTGGCGGTGTCTTTAGTCGAGTCACGCAGTTTGAGCAAACCATTCTCACCTATCTCAGCGGTAGCGGTATCAGCCATGAGCTATACCAGGCTCAGCTAACGCCAAGCGACGATTTTCCCTGGACTTATTTAATTACCAATTATCTAGAGGGGCGATCGCTCAACTATAGTCCAGATGATCTACAAAAAGCAGCCCAGACCTTAGCCCAACTGCATCGATTGCCCCTGTCACCCGACCATGATCTATCCACGCTCATGCCTAGGGTGCCCCTAGTAGAACAACCGCTGTCCTTGTTCTACCAAGAATCCCAGGCCTACGCTCAGCCCTATATCGAGTCGCCCCAGGCCGATCCCCAGATCGTAGACGTGCTGAACCAGGTGCTGGACTTAGCCCAGCAGCGTTTGTGGACTGAGCAATGGTTGACCGATTGGCCCCATCGCTGTCTGGTGCATAGCGACCATACCTATGAGAACTGGGTGGTGGGAGGCGATCGCGCCTATTTAATTGACTGGGAATGGGCGGAGATTGGATCGCCTGCGGGGGATCTGGGGCATTTTCTATCGCCGGTGACGGTGCAGCGCCGCCCTGGCTATCATATGCCCGAGAGCGATCGCGCCCTGTTTTTGCGGGAGTATTACGCAGCCCTCGACGACGATCGCTTAGCGGAAACCATTCAGCGCCATTTCACCGCCTTCGGCCCATTTCCAGCGGTGCGATCGCTCTGTTGGACAGCCGGGTATTGGATCACGGCTAACCGCTGGTATGCCGATGCCGGTAGCGCCAGCTCAACGGAACGCTTAGAGCGGTTGGAGCAAAGCCGCTTGCACTTTCCGTCCCTCTGCGCAGCGGTGATCGCTTGGCTGGAAGACCAGCCGGTGAAGCCAGGATGA
- a CDS encoding GNAT family N-acetyltransferase, with the protein MTIRPITDDDSVAITDIYNWYILNTTITFELETINALAMQQRIQEKRVHHDWLVGVVNQEIIGYAYYGAFRARPAYSHTVESTIYLAQDRRGQGLGTLLYRELLHSAAARGFREMIGIIALPNQGSIKLHQKLGFEETGVLKQVGHKFDRYIDVGIWQKSLG; encoded by the coding sequence ATGACGATCAGACCCATCACAGACGATGATAGTGTCGCTATTACCGACATCTACAACTGGTATATCTTAAACACAACGATCACCTTTGAGCTAGAGACCATCAATGCTTTAGCTATGCAACAACGCATTCAGGAAAAACGAGTGCATCATGATTGGCTCGTGGGGGTGGTGAACCAGGAGATTATTGGCTATGCCTATTATGGTGCCTTCCGTGCTCGACCAGCCTATAGCCATACGGTGGAATCTACTATTTATTTGGCACAGGATAGGCGAGGTCAAGGGTTGGGAACGCTACTGTACAGAGAACTCCTACATTCAGCCGCCGCCCGTGGTTTTCGGGAGATGATTGGCATCATTGCACTACCCAACCAAGGCAGTATTAAACTACACCAAAAGTTAGGGTTTGAAGAAACGGGTGTACTCAAGCAGGTGGGCCATAAGTTTGATCGCTACATTGATGTGGGGATTTGGCAAAAATCTCTTGGTTAA
- a CDS encoding LysR family transcriptional regulator produces MDKFASMQAFVQVVDTGGFAAAARAMGTSRSAVNKLVIHLENELGVQLLHRTTRRVNPTESGLAFYDRCLDILAALEEAELAVSRIHQEPRGNLRINAPMSFGILNLAPAIADFMADYPELQVQLTLNDRFIDPIEEGFDLTVRISETSDFPGVIVHTIAAVQQIVCASPGYLAKHGTPNHPHDLHDHSCLSYGYLSSRRQWRFMDGDQDITVPIHGVLCSNNGDVLRQAALRDLGIVLLPSFIVGGDLGSDRLQRLFTDYHLPPLNIMILYPVNRHLSTKVQMLTEFLNNRFQAIAFES; encoded by the coding sequence ATGGACAAATTTGCCAGTATGCAAGCCTTTGTGCAGGTTGTTGATACCGGTGGCTTTGCCGCCGCCGCTCGCGCCATGGGGACATCACGGTCGGCGGTCAACAAGCTGGTCATTCACCTAGAAAATGAGTTGGGCGTACAGTTGCTACATCGCACCACTCGCCGGGTAAATCCCACCGAGTCCGGGCTAGCTTTCTACGATCGCTGCCTCGACATTCTCGCCGCCCTGGAGGAAGCTGAACTGGCCGTGTCGCGCATTCACCAAGAGCCACGCGGCAATCTGCGCATCAACGCCCCTATGTCCTTTGGCATCCTCAACTTAGCGCCCGCGATCGCTGACTTCATGGCCGACTATCCCGAACTCCAAGTGCAGCTCACTCTGAACGATCGCTTCATTGATCCGATTGAGGAAGGCTTTGACCTCACCGTGCGGATCTCCGAAACCTCAGATTTTCCAGGCGTCATTGTTCACACGATTGCTGCCGTCCAGCAGATTGTCTGCGCCTCCCCTGGCTACCTAGCCAAGCATGGCACACCCAACCATCCTCACGACCTGCATGACCACTCTTGCTTATCCTACGGTTACTTATCTAGTCGTCGTCAGTGGCGGTTTATGGATGGCGATCAAGACATTACCGTGCCCATTCACGGCGTCCTCTGTTCCAACAATGGCGACGTTCTACGCCAGGCAGCTCTACGAGACCTAGGTATTGTCCTATTGCCATCGTTTATCGTGGGGGGCGACCTAGGCAGCGATCGCCTTCAGCGCTTATTTACTGACTACCACCTGCCGCCGTTGAACATTATGATCCTCTATCCAGTCAACCGACATCTGTCCACGAAGGTACAGATGCTCACCGAGTTTCTAAACAACCGATTTCAAGCGATCGCTTTTGAGTCCTAG
- a CDS encoding pirin family protein — MITLRPSHERGAVNIGWLDSRHSFSFGNYYDPQHMGFSSLRVINEDKVQPSQGFPTHGHRDMEIVTYVLSGALEHKDSIGNGAVMRPGDVQRMSAGTGILHSEYNASATEPVHLLQIWLLPGQLGIEPSYEQVFFSDEQKLGRLKLVGSQDGREGSVTIHQDVSLYASLLQTGQQVTHSLGSDRSAWVQVARGAVEVNGQLLYAGDAAAIAQESVIDLKAIADQTEFLLFDMVA; from the coding sequence ATGATCACCCTGCGTCCATCCCATGAGCGAGGTGCTGTCAACATTGGCTGGCTGGATAGCCGCCACAGCTTCTCGTTTGGCAACTACTACGATCCGCAGCACATGGGGTTTTCGTCCCTGCGGGTTATCAATGAAGACAAGGTGCAGCCTAGCCAAGGCTTTCCCACCCACGGCCACCGAGACATGGAAATTGTCACCTATGTTTTGTCTGGCGCTTTGGAGCATAAAGACAGCATCGGTAATGGAGCGGTTATGCGTCCTGGCGATGTGCAGCGCATGTCTGCGGGTACCGGCATCCTGCACAGCGAATACAACGCATCTGCCACGGAGCCGGTGCATCTCTTGCAAATATGGCTCCTGCCTGGACAACTGGGCATTGAGCCGAGCTATGAGCAGGTGTTTTTCTCCGATGAGCAAAAGCTGGGCCGTCTCAAGCTCGTGGGCTCCCAGGATGGCCGGGAAGGTTCCGTCACCATCCATCAAGATGTGAGCCTCTATGCGTCGTTGCTGCAAACTGGGCAGCAGGTCACCCATAGCCTAGGAAGCGATCGCAGTGCTTGGGTGCAGGTGGCGCGGGGAGCTGTTGAGGTGAATGGCCAACTCCTCTATGCGGGAGACGCGGCCGCGATCGCTCAGGAGTCTGTGATTGATCTAAAAGCGATCGCTGATCAGACCGAATTCTTGCTGTTTGATATGGTGGCTTAG